A region from the Neomonachus schauinslandi chromosome 2, ASM220157v2, whole genome shotgun sequence genome encodes:
- the LOC110591466 gene encoding ubiquitin-conjugating enzyme E2 D3-like, giving the protein MAVKRINKELSDLAHDSPAQCSAGLVGDCMFHWQATIMGLNDSSYQGSVFFLTIHFPIDYTFKPSKVAFTTRVYHPNINSNGSICLDSLRSQWSPALTISKVLLSIFSLLCDPNPDDPLVPEIA; this is encoded by the coding sequence ATGGCAGTGAAACGGATTAATAAGGAACTTAGTGATTTGGCCCATGACTCACCAGCACAATGTTCTGCAGGTCTAGTTGGGGATTGCATGTTTCATTGGCAAGCAACAATTATGGGACTTAATGATAGCTCATATCAAGGCAGTGTATTCTTTTTGACAATTCATTTTCCTATAGATTATACCTTCAAACCATCTAAGGTTGCATTTACAACAAGAGTTTATCATCCAAATATTAACAGTAATGGCAGCATTTGTCTTGATAGTCTAAGATCACAATGGTCTCCTGCTTTAACTATTTCTAAagttcttttatccattttttcattGCTATGTGATCCAAACCCAGATGACCCCCTAGTACCAGAGATCGCATAG
- the LOC110591360 gene encoding LOW QUALITY PROTEIN: UDP-glucuronosyltransferase 2B10-like (The sequence of the model RefSeq protein was modified relative to this genomic sequence to represent the inferred CDS: substituted 1 base at 1 genomic stop codon), with the protein MNGYGGYQELTILASGCLLRCSSFVMEQILSSLETEEFAQSSGENGTVVFTLGSMVSNMTEERANVIASALAKLPQQVLWRFDGKKPQTLGPNTQLYKWIPQNDLLGHPKTKAFVTHGGANGIYEAIHHGIPMVGIPLFADQPDNIAHMKAKGAAISLNLNTVSSTDLLSALKTVINDPSYKENVMWLSTIHHDQLIKPLDGAVFWTEFVIHHKGAKYLRPASYNLTXFQYHSLDVIGFLLASVAIVTFLVIKCCLFCCQKFKNGAPEWLSH; encoded by the exons atgaATGGTTATGGCGGTTATCAGGAGCTAACCATCCTGGCAAGTGGG TGCTTGCTTCGCTGTTCCTCTTTTGTGATGGAGCAAATTCTTTCTTCACTGGAAACGGAAGAGTTTGCCCAGAGCTCTGGAGAAAATGGTACTGTGGTTTTCACTCTGGGGTCAATGGTCAGTAACATGACGGAAGAAAGAGCCAATGTGATTGCATCAGCTCTTGCCAAA TTACCCCAACAGGTTCTATGGAGATTTGATGGCAAGAAACCACAAACCTTAGGACCCAATACTCAGCTGTATAAGTGGATCCCCCAAAATGACCTTCTTG GTCATCCAAAAACCAAAGCCTTTGTAACTCATGGTGGAGCCAATGGCATCTATGAGGCGATCCACCACGGGATCCCCATGGTGGGCATTCCTTTGTTTGCGGATCAACCTGATAACATTGCTCACATGAAGGCCAAGGGAGCAGCTATTAGTTTGAACTTGAACACAGTGTCAAGTACAGATTTGCTCAGTGCATTGAAGACTGTCATTAATGATCCTTC ctataaagaaaatgttatgtgGTTATCAACCATTCATCATGATCAGCTTATAAAGCCTCTGGATGGCGCAGTCTTCTGGACTGAGTTTGTCATTCATCATAAAGGAGCCAAGTACCTACGCCCAGCTTCTTACAACCTCACCTAGTTCCAGTACCACTCTTTGGATGTGATTGGGTTCCTACTGGCCTCTGTAGCAATTGTTACTTTCCTTGTCATAAAATGTTGCTTGTTTTGTTGTCAAAAGTTTAAGAATGGGGcaccagagtggctcagtcattaa